Genomic segment of Terriglobia bacterium:
AACCGCCGATCTGCCGCAGGGCCGTTTTTGCCTGCTGTGAGGTTTGCGCTTCGATGAACTCGCGCACCGACTCCGCTTGAATCAGATCCATTTTGCCGTGCGCGACCGCGCGGAGTGTAAATTCGCCGGGAGCCGCGATTCGGGCGCCTGAAGACCGGGCGGTTTCCAGGATCCGGCTCAGAATCATTGGATTTCCGTGAGCGCTGATTTCCAGAACGTCTTCGCCGGTATAGGAGTGAGGACTCTGGAAGAAGGTCGCAACAACTTCGTCGATCTGCTCACCGGCGGAATCCAGCCAGCGGCCGACTACCGCCTCTCGATGAACACACTGCCCACCCGGCCGGCTCGGCTTAAAAAAGCGACGCGCGATGGCTGGCACCTGCGATCCTGATATTCGGAGAACCCCCACGCCGCTGTGCCCAAGAGGGGTCGATATCGCGACAATCGTTTCGGCGCTCGAAACGATTTTGTGCAGGCCCTCCTGCATGATCAGGTTCCTTGCTGTTCGTTCGGCCGAGGACGGGCGCGGAGCTTTGCTTCTGCCTGCGGGGACCAATACTTATTGATGAAGATTTGTTGTCCCACGCTGATGATGTTGCTCGTCAACCAATACAAGGCCAACCCGCTGCCGTAATTCAGAAACATGAACGTGAAGACGATCGGCATGACCAGCATCATCTTGGCCTGAGCCGGATCTACGTTAGGTGTAGGAGTCAGCTTCTGCTGCGCAAACATCGCGACCGCCATTGCAATCGGAATGATGTAATAGGGGTCCGGCTGGGATAAGTCCTTGATCCAGAAGATCCAGGGCGCCCTGCGAAGCTCGATCGAATAACCCAGGGCACTGTAAAAGGCAAACAGTAACGGCATTTGTAGTAGGAGTGGCAGGCAACCTCCCATGGGGTTGACACCGTGCTCTTTGTACAAATTCATCATGTCCGTTTGCACTTGGGTTCGCCGAGGGTCGCTCGCTTTCAGCTTCTTGTACTGATCCTGCAGGCGCCGCATGTGCGGCTGAATCTTCTGCATCTTCAGCATCGAAACCTGTTGCTTGAGTCTCAAAGGAAAGAGAATCAAGGTCAACCCCACGGTCAACAGAATGATGGCCCAACCGAAATTACCGACGTATTTGTGGATCCAAAGCAGGATGTCCAGCAATGGCTTCGCGATAAAGCCGAAGTATCCATAATCCAACGCGGCGTACAGTTCAGGATCCGCTTGCTGCAGCGACTGACGCTGCTTCGGTCCAACATAGATCCGAATTGCCGTGTCCTGCGGCACCGAGTAAGAAACAGCCAGCGACGGCACCGGCTTGCCGTCCGGACCGTTGTATTCCTGTTTCCGGATCTTGACAGCCTCGGGCATCCCAAACATGAACGCGGCCAGAAAGTACTGATCTTCCACACCCGCGCGGGGACTGTTGAAGTCCTGCGGATCCTTCAGGCTCCGCAATGCGACGCGTTTGTATGCGTTCACATCCGATTGGTAAACGGCATTCTTCCTGGCAACATCCTGCGCGATGGACTGATCGCCGAATACGCCCTGCCATACGAGGGAATACGGAACGGGTTTGCCTTCCTTCGTAACAGTCGCCTTAAGCGAAAAGAGATATTTGTCCTTATCGAAGGCCAGGTCCTTCCGCACATACAGACCACTCCCTGCAAACTCCAAACTCAGCGAATCACCTTCCCGATGGCCGGCAAACGCCGCTTTCGCAAGTTGATCGTCGATGGTTTTATCGCCGGTGGTAATCGCCAGAGGCGACCCCACCTGCATCGGGGCGGACTGATTGATGAGTTCGAGGGAATGGCCTGCGCCGTCCGTGTAATCCTTGAGCTTGTAACTCTTCAAAACACCGCCGATGTTCGAAACAATTGCCGTATACAGAGGCGTATCGACCGTAAAGTCCTCTGTTTTTCCGCCTTGGATTTCGGCTGCGTGTGCAACTTCCGGGGCTTCGACATTCTGTTGTAAGGGTGGGACCACGGGAGCTTTCTGTGACGAAGGGGGCGAAGCCTGCGCGGCTTGCTGCGGCTCTTGTCCTGTCGGCGGCGGTGAATAAAGCGCCCGAAATGCATACAGCACGACGAACGACAGGACGAAAGCGATAATGACTCGTTTTTCCATTAAAAATTTAAGCTCTCTACCTCAAGGGATCGAATCCTCCGCGGTGCAGAGGATGGCAGCGAAGAAGTCTACCGGCCGCTCGCACAACTCCGCGTAACAGCCCATATTCTCCAATCGCTTCACTGGCATATTCGGAACATGTGGGAGTAAACCGGCAGGCAGGAGGCAGCCAGGGTGAAACAACCAGCTTATAGACTTTCAAAACCGTTAGTCCCAGGCTGCGCGTGAATTTCAGATTCATTTTTCCGCTCCGAAAAGAGCGATCAGTTCATCTCGAAGTTCTTCAAACCTTCGCTCGTTGCAGGAGCGCCGCGGGTTCAACACAAAATCAAAGCCGACAGGTATTACCGTCAATGAAGTTCGGAGAATTTCCCGGACGCGCCTCTTGACTCGATTTCGATCGTGCGCTTTGCCGAGTTTTCTAGGTGTCGTCAGGCCAAATCGGCTGTGTTCCAGACCGTTTCGCAGCGCGAACAACACAAAGGAGCGCGAAACCCGTTTGGAGCCTTTCCCGTAAACTTTTTTAAATTCTGCGGCATTCCGCAGTCGAAAATCCTTTGGAAATGCATTCGACCCGGCAACAGGCACGGCTGGAAAGCACTAATAGTGCTCTACTGCTACTCGCTTGCGGCCCTTATCCCGCCTCGCTTTCAGCACGAGCCGCCCGCCACGGGTCTTCATCCGCTCGCGGAATCCGTGCGTTTTCGCACGACGGCGGTTGTTCGGTTGGTATGTCCTCTGTGGCATTCGTCTGCTCCTTCGAAAACCTTAAATTTAACACATCGGCCCGCTAAAAGCTTGGAAAACGCGTCGTTGAAAACGAGAAATGGAAGTGCTAACCTTTCGCGGCTCTCACGCCAATTGGACTGGTTTTTTCCACATGTGTGGAAAATTCTGTGGAAATCTCACCCTTTTTAAGTGACTGAGAAATGGACACCTGGCAGCAAGTTCTCGATATCGTTGAAAAGAAAGTCAACCAGCAAAGCTACAACACGTGGTTCAAACCGACGCAACTCATCAGACACGACGATAAAGCGCTCTATGTTCGCGTTCCTAACGCGCTTTTTCAGGATTGGCTGAACGATCATATCGACGTCGTCCTGGAGGCCTCCAAGCTTGCAGGTATCGGCGACATCAGCGTGATCTACATCACCGAAAAGGCCCCACCCGACCCGGTAACGCCGGCACAAGGCAAACTCGATTTCGAATCGATCGACAACACCCTCAATCCGAAATATACATTCGATTCTTTTGTTGTCGGGTCCTCGAACCAGTTCGCGCACGCCGCCGCACTGGCCGTCGCCGAGAAGCCGTCGAAAGCCTACAATCCCTTATTTCTTTACGGGGGCGTGGGCCTCGGAAAAACGCACTTGATGCATGCAATTGGGCACATGATCAAGTTGAGCAACAAGCAGTTGCGTTTGAGCTATATATCCACCGAAAAGTTCACCAATGAAGTAATCAATGCGATCCGTTATGACAAGATGCTCAGTTTCAAGGAACGGTATCGCAATAACGATGTCCTGTTGATCGACGATATCCAATTTATCGCTGGCAAGGAACGGACGCAGGAAGAATTCTTCCATACGTTCAATTCCTTGTACGACACGCACAAGCAAATCATTATTTCGGCAGATTGTCCTCCACGGGAGATACCTACATTGGAGGAACGCCTTCACTCCCGTTTCGAGTGGGGCTTGATCGCCGACATTCAACCTCCCGATCTCGAAACGAAAGTCGCCATCATCAGGAAGAAAGCAGAGCGCCAAAATATTTCTCTTCCAGACAACGTTGCGCTCTATATCGCAAGCAAAATCAAATCGAATATCCGAGAACTCGAAGGCGCACTCGTCCGTTTAATTGCCTACTGCTCTCTCAAGGGGTCCGAGGTTACTCTTGCGATGGCTCAGGAAACATTGCATGACATCCTCGGACCAACCGAACGAGCCATCAATGTCGAAATGATCCAGAAAGTCGTTGCGGATCATTTCAAAATGCGGGTTCAAGATTTGAAATCGAAGAACAATTCCAAATCCGTTGCAATGCCCCGGCAGATATGCATGTACCTATGCAAAAAACTGACGGGCGCCTCGCTGCCTCAAATCGGGCGGGAATTTGGAGATAAGCACCATACGACCGTTTTACATTCCGTCAATAAGATCGAAGCGCTTTGCCAGCGTGATGGAGAATTCAGCCGCCAGATCCAAAACTTTTTATCATCCTTCAAGTAAATCATGTGGACCAGTTGTGGAAAACCGATAGGGATAATCGTTCCACACTGTATCCACAGGATCAGTGCGCTGTTATTCACAGCCTGATTTCCTTGTAATTTGAACTAACGATTGGTGATCGCGTCTCTGGCGCAGATATTCAGCTGACTACAAATAGGAGTTATTAATAACACTATGGAATTTACAGTCAGGAAGTTTGATCTCTTACAGGAGTTGACTCTCATTCAGGGAGTTGTCGAGCGCAAGACCACTATTCCGATTCTTGCCAATGTTCTTGTCCGCGCCGAAGGTGGAGAACTTCATATTGCAGCGACAGATCTGGAAATAGGACTGAAGTCTCTTTGTCCCTCCAAGACGACCAATCCCGGTACGATTACATTACCTGCAAAACGGCTGTATGAAATTGTCCGTGCCTTACCCGACAAAGAAATCAAATTCAAGCGAGGTGAAGCCAACTGGGTTACCGTAACCTGCGGTTCCAGCCGGTTTCGCATCGCCGGTCTTCCGCAGGAAGATTTTCCGGCTCTTCCTGAAGCGAAAGCAACGGTTGTTAGGATTCCCGCAGACGTCCTGGCAAAACTGATCGCAAGAACCATCTTTGCGATCAGTACCGAAGACTCCAAGTACACTCTCAGTGGCGCATTGCTGTTGCTCAAGCCCGGTTCAATCACCATGGTTGCCACTGATGGTCATCGCCTTGCCCATGTGGAAAAACTGGAAGAGCTCGAAGATGTTACTGAAGAGATAAAGGTTATTGTTCCAAAGAAAGCGATGAGTGAATTGCTGCGAATGATTTCAGAGAGTGCAGACACAGAACGGATCGGCTTTTCAAAGGATGATAACCATCTGTTCTTTGACATGGGCAAGCGGCTCCTGATTTCGCGCATGCTGACCGGGCAGTTTCCGAACTATGAAGCCGTATTGCCGCGCAACAACGACAGAATCGTCACAATAGGACGCGACGAACTCGGCGCCGCAATCAAACGGGTTGCGATCCTTTCAGACGAGCGCTCACGAACTGTTAAACTTGCCCTGGGAGCCGGCTCTCTTGAACTCACCGCCAGTCATTCTGACCTGGGCGAGGCCCATGAGACGTTGGAGGTCGATTACAAGAAGGAAGACCTGCAGGTTGGATTTAACTTCCAATATTTACTCGACTTCCTGACCACTGCAGACGAACCCGAAGTAAACCTCGAATTCAAAGATAGCGAGAGCGCCGCCCAATTGCGCAGCCAGCCCGCCACCGACTACAACTATCGTTATGTGGTGATGCCAATGCGGATCTAGGTATTCTTTAACTGTAGGATTGGGCCTCTTTCGACCATACAATATATTGAGAGTGTCAGATCAGTAATCCACTACATAAACGGCATTTTGGTCTTCAATGGCGCTAACTTTCCCTGCCGGAAATCCCCGATTTTTGATAAAATAAATGTTACTTTTCTGAGCGGAGCGAGAAGTCTTTTCTCTCCGAGCATTTCCAAGGAAAACCGAAGCACGCGATATCCGCCTCGGGGCGAGCAGGTGCGAATAGATGGCAGAACAAATTGAATATCCAGGTGGAAACGGGCAGGGAGAGCCCCCCAGAACCGACGCCGATTACGGCGCTGAACATATCAAGGTTCTAGAGGGGTTAGAAGCAGTTCGGAAGCGTCCCGCCATGTACATCGGTTCGACGGGAATCGATGGGTTACATCACCTTGTTTACGAAGTTGTCGATAATTCGATCGACGAAGCCCTGGCCGGCTTCTGTACAGAAGTTCACGTCGTCCTACATATCGACAACTCTGCCACTGTTATCGATAACGGCCGCGGTATTCCTACGGAAATTATGCCGAAGGAAGGCAAACCCGCAGCAGAAGTTGTGCTGACGAAGCTGCACGCGGGCGGCAAGTTCGATAATTCTGCGTATAAAGTTTCTGGAGGTCTTCACGGCGTCGGAATATCCGTCGTTAATGCGCTATCGGATTGGCTGAATCTCGAAATCTGGCGCGGCGGGAAAGTGTACGTTCAGAGCTACAACCGAGGTGTTCCAGCGGGTCCGCTTGAGATGACCGGTCATACCGACCGTCGCGGAACGAAAGTTACCTTCAGGCCCGATGATCAAATCTTTGAAACAACGGATTTTAGTTTTGATGTTCTGTCCCAGAGGCTTCGGGAACTGGCCTTTTTGAATCGTGGCCTTCTGATCACGATCGAAGACGCGCGAACCGAAAAGAAGCACGAATTCCATTACACCGGTGGAATCGTCTCCTTCGTGGAGCATCTGAATAAGAACAAAAACGCACTGCATGACAAGGTGATCTATTTCGAAGGTCTTCGCGACGGCATCGATCTGCAGATTGCGATGCAATACAACGACGCCTATCAGGAGCAGATATTCACCTTCGCGAACAACATCAACACGCATGAAGGCGGCACGCACATGATTGGCTTCAAGTCCGCCTTGACCCGAAGCCTCAACAGTTATGCGATGGCCAACAACCTCTTCAAGGAAGTGAAAGAGAACCTGTCCGGAGATGATGTGCGTGAAGGATTGGTCGCGGTCATCAGTGTAAAACTACCGAATCCCCAGTTTGAAGGCCAGACGAAGACCAAGCTTGGCAATAGTGAAGTCAAAGGAATTGTCGAAACGCTCGTCAACGAGGGTCTCAGTAATTATCTGGAAGAGAATCCCGGGCTTGGTAAAAAGGTCATCGGCAAAGCCATCGAAGCCGCGCGCGCGCGTGAAGCTGCACGGCGGGCCCGCGAACTGGTGCGCCGCAAAGGGGCTCTCGATAGCATGTCCTTACCTGGAAAATTGGCGGACTGCCAGGAACGATCCCCGGAAAACGCAGAAATCTTCATTGTTGAGGGAGATTCCGCCGGCGGGTCCGCAAAGCAGGGCCGAGACCGCCGGACGCAGGCGATTCTGCCGATCAAAGGAAAGATCCTGAATGTCGAGAAGGCGCGATACGACAAGATGCTCACGCATCAGGAAATTGTGGCCATGATCACTGCATTGGGCACCGGAATCGGACAGGACGATTTCGATGTTTCGAAGCTGCGGTACCACAAAGTCATCATCATGACGGACGCCGACGTTGACGGTTCGCACATCCGAACGCTCCTGCTGACGTTTTTCTACCGCCAGATGGGGCAGCTTATTGAAAACGGCAATATCTACATTGCACAACCACCGCTCTTCAAAGTGAAAAAGGGAAAAAGCGAGCAGTACATCAAGGACGAGCGTCAGATGTCCCGCTTCCTCCTGAAGAAAGCAACCGAGAATCTCACCATCGAAGCAAACGGCCATGAACTGAAGGGCCGCGAGCTGACGAGCTTCCTGGAGAAGATGATCGAACTGAACGGTGTTTTCCAACGTGTCGATCGCCATTTCCGCGACGGGCGCATTACGGATCTTCTTCTTTCCATGGGCGCCGATAACCGGGTGTTGTTGGCCGATGCAGAAAAAATGAAGGACATCGCGCAAAAAATCGAGGCATTCGGCTATTCCGTAGAGGTGTCCACGGATGAGGAGCACAGCGTACAGAAGCTCCTTTATCACCAGGGGAGTCAGTCGCCACGATTAATCGCTTATCAGCAACTCTCCAGTCCCGAATATCAACGCCTGCTGGTTTTGCACAAAGCTCTCGGCGAATTGGACCATGCGCCATTCACCGCCAAAACAGAATCCACAACAGCAACACTGAAAGATCGTCAGGCATTGATCGATCACATTATGAATCTGGGCAAGAAAGACCTCCAGATCACGCGATATAAAGGTCTGGGAGAAATGAATCCTGAGCAACTCTGGGAAACCACGATGGATCCCGAGAAACGCACCCTGCTGCAAGTCCAGATCAAGGACGCCGTCGACACGGACGCCATTTTCACTGTGCTGATGGGCGATGCTGTTGAACCTCGCCGGAAATTCATTGAAGACAATGCGCTGGAAGTGAAGAACCTGGATATCTAAAACCGTATGGCAGACGAGATCACACCGACACCACCACCACCGCCTCCTCCGGCAAACCTTGTCCCGGTAAACATCGAAGACGAGATGCGGAAGTCGTACGTCGACTACGCAATGAGCGTCATTATCGGACGTGCCTTGCCCGACGTGCGCGATGGCCTGAAGCCGGTTCATCGCCGCATTCTTGTCGGCATGCGCGACATGGGACTTGCGTCCAATCGCGCGTATCGCAAATGCGCCAAAATCGTAGGCGAAGTGATGGGCAACTATCACCCGCACGGTGACAGCCCGATCTACGACGCCCTGGTGCGAATGGCGCAGGACTTCTCTTACAGATATCCGTTGGTCGACGGCCAAGGAAACTTCGGGTCCATCGACGGAGATCCCCCCGCAGCAATGAGGTACACCGAAGCGCGGATGGCGCCGTTCGGCGAGGCGCTTCTCGAGGATATCGAGAAAGAGACGGTCGATTTTGTACCCAACTATGACGAAGATCGCGAAGAACCCTCCTACCTGCCCAGCAAGGTTCCAAATCTTCTGGTGAATGGCTCGAACGGTATTGCGGTCGGCATGGCCACGAACATGCCACCGCACAATCTCACCGAAGTTTGCGAAGCCGTCGTCCACCTGATCGAGAATCCTCAGGCCAGCCTCCCAGACCTGATGGCTCACATTCCCGGTCCGGATTTTCCGACGGCAGGAATCATTCATGGCCGCAGCGGAATCCGGCAGGCGTATCAGACCGGCCGCGGGCAGGTGATGATGCGGGCGCGAGCGACCATTGAGCGGCAGGGAAAAGACCGTGACGTTATCATCGTTACCGAAATCCCATATCAGGTGAACAAGGCACGATTGATCGAGAAAATCGCCGAGCTCGTGAATGAAAAACGGCTCGAAGGCATCGGCGATATCCGGGATGAGAGCGATCGCCACGGTATGCGCGTTGTCATCGAGCTCAAGCGCGGCGAACAGGGCCTCGTGGTTCTGAACAATCTTTACAAATTGACGGCGATGCAGACCACGTTCGGTGTCATCAATCTTGCAATTGTCAACGGACAGCCAAAGGTTCTATCTCTTCTCGAGCTCCTGCGGCTCTTCGTTGAACACCGCGTCGATGTCGTCCGCCGCCGCACCCAATATGAATTACGCCAGGCCGAGGCCCGAGCGCATATCCTCGAAGGTCTCAAGAAAGCGCTCGACCATATCGACGCCATCATCAAACTGATTCGTGCGGCAAAGACCAGCGTCGAAGCCCGCGAGGGGTTAATCACGACGTTCGAATTCACGGAGATTCAGGCAAAAGCAATTCTAGAAATGCAGTTGCAACGCTTGACGAGTCTCGAGCGTCAGAAAATCGAAGACGAACTGGCTGAACTCCAGACGCGGATCAACGAATTGAAGGAGATCCTCGCGAGCGATGCCAGGCTCCGCCAGGTCATCATCAAAGAACTGCGCGACGTTCAGAAGAAATACGGCGACGCCCGTCGCACGCAGATCATCGAGGAAGAAACCGAGATTCGCCTGGAAGATTTGATTGCCGAAGAGGACGCCGTCATCACCGTCACGCACAGCGGATATCTGAAGCGAACGCCGGCATCCGTATACCGGAACCAGGGCCGCGGCGGCAAAGGCCGCATTGGGATGCGGACAAAAGACGAGGATCCCGTCACAAACGTCTTTGTCGCAAACACGCACAGCTACGTCCTGGTGTTTACCGATCGCGGCCGGCTCTATTGGCTCAAAGTGTATGAAATTCCCGATGTCGGCAGCGCCGGCCGCGGCAAGGCCATAGTCAACCTGGCCAATCTTTCAGCGGAAGAAAAAGTCCGCGCGCTCCTCTCCGTCAAGGATTTCGATTCGAAGGTCTCCGTGATCATGGCCACTCGCAGCGGTACGGTGAAGAAGACGTCGCTTGAAGCGTTCAGCAATCCGACACAGCGCGGCATTATTGCCATGGGTGTGCCTGATGACGATGAGTTGATCGCCGCCGAACTCGTCTCCGCCAATGAAACTGTCTTGATCGGTACCCACGATGGGATGTCCATTCGTTTCCTGCACGATGATGTGCGTGAGATGGGCCGCCAGGCCTACGGAGTCATCGGAATCCGGCTGGATGAAGGAGACTATGTTGTCAGCATGATCGCCTCCACGAATGAGAACGACAACGTGCTCACCGTTACCGAAGGCGGTTTTGGTAAGCGTACAGCCGTGGAGGAGTACCGGACGCAAGGCCGCGGCGGCAAAGGCATCATCAATGTGAAGACGACGGCGAAGAACGGCAAAGTCGTCTCCATCATGCGTGTCCAGGAGGATTCGGACATCCTCGTCATGACGGCTAACGGCAAGTTGATTCGAGTCCGTTCGCAAGATATTCGTTCCGTCGGCCGCGCCACCCAGGGAGTGCGCTTGATTCACCTGGATGAAGACGACAAGGTGACGGCCGCGACGTTGGTTGAACCCGAAGCGAAGGAAGAAGAGCCTCCGCCAACCGTGAATTAACCTGCGCCTCTCCCCGTGATCAAATCGATGCTGATCGCGGGGAGCGAAAACACCAGCTTCTTCTTCAGACTCAGATAACTCTGATTGCCCGCAATCAGGTTCCCCAGAATCCCTCTCAGGGTACGACTGCGCCGGGAGAACTGTACGGTTCGCTTCTTGAAGTCGCCGCCAAGGAACCTGCCGCGGTAAAATCGTTTGTACATGCGGCCCGCCCGCGTCAGCTCACGTCCGATCGTGGCTCCCACTTTGGCCTCATACTGGCCCGGTTCCTCAATCGTGTCCGCCAGAATCTGCGCCGATTGGAATGCATAGTAAATGCCTTCGCCGGTGATGGGATCCACCAGGCCCGCCGCGTCACCGAGCAACGCCCAGCCGGCGCCGGAAATCCGATTCTTCTTCCATGCCTGTGGACCCAGACAGGGAACAGGTGCGCTGTAGAATTCGGCCTGTTCCAGAATCTCAGTGCCGAGATCGGCGGCGATAAAGTTTGAAAGCAGCATCTTCGCGCGGGAGGTCCATCCTGGCTCGCTGCGCGTGATCAGGCCGTATGACGTGTGATTGTCCCGCGGGAAAGACCAGATATAACCTTCAAAGCCCTGCACGAAATATATCTTCATATGGGGCTGAAATTTACCAGGAATGAAATATCCCAGCGTTACGGAAAGATCTTCAGGCGGCAGCCCACTGCTGACGGATCGCCGCACCAGGCTGGAGGCCCCATCAGCCCCGATAAGGAAATCTGATTGCAGTGAAGTGTCCCGGGTACGGAGCACCCAGCCGCGCCGCTCCTGTTCGATACGGGTGACGCGGCTTTTGATGATGGAAACGCCTGATTTCCCGGCCTCATCGAGCAGGTATCGCCCAAGTTCCCGCCTGGAAACCACGGCTATCGGATCTTGCGGAGTAACCGTTACGGATAACTTGTCACCAAAGTAGATGGTGATCTGTTCGACCTTGTTTCGCGGCAGGTCCGATTCGAAGATTCCGAAGCTGGAGAGCGCTTTTGCAGTGACTCCTCCGCCACAGGGTTTTTCCCACGGCGCCTGGGAGTCGATGAGGGTTACAGAATGTCCGCGGCGCGCCAGAAGAATGGAAGCCCAGGATCCGGAAGGACCTGCACCAACGATGGTTATTTGCATGACTCTCCAAACATTGGCGCGCGAAGGCCGTCTATGTTAACAGAGGAAACGGGGCATGATTGAAAAAACAAGATACACCATTCCCGCTGATCATCCTCTCCGTACGCTCTTTCGCCAGTTGACGGAACGCGGCATGGGTCAGCTCAACCTCCATGATCCCGAAACGATCCGTTACATCACGAATCTCCTGACGGAGTTCGTTCAGATTGACAATATGTACCGCGGCAAAGACCCGGAATGCCGTGGCCCCCAGTACTTGTTCGACCTGCTCGCTCAGGCCGGCAACGAGATGTCGCCCGACCTCCGCCGTGACTACTACAAGCACCTCGGCGATCTGACGCTCTTCAACCTCGGCCTTTTTCCCGAAAGCCTTACATACGGCCACCGGACGGTCAGTCCCGATTACTATGCGGAAACCGGCCGCCGCTCCTACACAATCGTCGCCCAAATGGATTGTTCATCAGGGACACGCGTTTACCGCAAGCTTTCGGAACAGTTCGAACAGTGCGTCGTGGGTTTGAACTGGGTCAAACTCTATATAAACGACCCCTTTTACCAGTACATGTTCCGGCAGTTTGATATCACGTAATACAATATTCCTCGCATGAGCAAGGCGAAGAATAAGATCTCCATCGTTAAATATCTAAACGCCGTCCCCCTGGCATGGGGAATCCTGGAAGGCGCACACAAAGAGAAGTTCGATTCCCTGCTGAGCACGCCCGCGGAATGTGCGGAGCAGCTCAGCCGCGGTGGAGTCGATATCGGTCTCATCCCATCGATCGAATTTCAGCGCATCAAGGATTGCCGGATTGTTCCCGGCCCGGCCGTGGCGTCGCCTTACTATGTGCGCAGCGTGATTCTCGTCAGCGAACTTCCTTTATGGAAGGTGAAGACGGTTGCCTGCGATAACGGTTCGCGAACGTCCGTGGCTCTGTCGAAAATTATCTTTAACGAGTTCTATCACACCCATCCTGATTTTCGGCCCGCGGAACCGGACCTCGGGAATATGCTGGCTCAAAGCGACGCCGCTCTTTTGATCGGTGACAATGCGCTGAAATTCATGGAGCAAAACGACCGGCCCAATGCAGAGCTGCAGAAACCATTTT
This window contains:
- a CDS encoding tRNA modification GTPase, with protein sequence MQEGLHKIVSSAETIVAISTPLGHSGVGVLRISGSQVPAIARRFFKPSRPGGQCVHREAVVGRWLDSAGEQIDEVVATFFQSPHSYTGEDVLEISAHGNPMILSRILETARSSGARIAAPGEFTLRAVAHGKMDLIQAESVREFIEAQTSQQAKTALRQIGGSLSKRIRPVKDKLVGVIAHLEAGIDFAEDDVDVPANIFIFDTLQPIRQELNALCDSFGYGKLLSQGLRLAILGKPNVGKSSLFNRLVSAERAIVTEIPGTTRDVLREKIDIEGVPLSLADTAGLRETTDFV
- the yidC gene encoding membrane protein insertase YidC — translated: MEKRVIIAFVLSFVVLYAFRALYSPPPTGQEPQQAAQASPPSSQKAPVVPPLQQNVEAPEVAHAAEIQGGKTEDFTVDTPLYTAIVSNIGGVLKSYKLKDYTDGAGHSLELINQSAPMQVGSPLAITTGDKTIDDQLAKAAFAGHREGDSLSLEFAGSGLYVRKDLAFDKDKYLFSLKATVTKEGKPVPYSLVWQGVFGDQSIAQDVARKNAVYQSDVNAYKRVALRSLKDPQDFNSPRAGVEDQYFLAAFMFGMPEAVKIRKQEYNGPDGKPVPSLAVSYSVPQDTAIRIYVGPKQRQSLQQADPELYAALDYGYFGFIAKPLLDILLWIHKYVGNFGWAIILLTVGLTLILFPLRLKQQVSMLKMQKIQPHMRRLQDQYKKLKASDPRRTQVQTDMMNLYKEHGVNPMGGCLPLLLQMPLLFAFYSALGYSIELRRAPWIFWIKDLSQPDPYYIIPIAMAVAMFAQQKLTPTPNVDPAQAKMMLVMPIVFTFMFLNYGSGLALYWLTSNIISVGQQIFINKYWSPQAEAKLRARPRPNEQQGT
- the yidD gene encoding membrane protein insertion efficiency factor YidD, which codes for MNLKFTRSLGLTVLKVYKLVVSPWLPPACRFTPTCSEYASEAIGEYGLLRGVVRAAGRLLRCHPLHRGGFDPLR
- the rpmH gene encoding 50S ribosomal protein L34, translated to MPQRTYQPNNRRRAKTHGFRERMKTRGGRLVLKARRDKGRKRVAVEHY
- the dnaA gene encoding chromosomal replication initiator protein DnaA yields the protein MDTWQQVLDIVEKKVNQQSYNTWFKPTQLIRHDDKALYVRVPNALFQDWLNDHIDVVLEASKLAGIGDISVIYITEKAPPDPVTPAQGKLDFESIDNTLNPKYTFDSFVVGSSNQFAHAAALAVAEKPSKAYNPLFLYGGVGLGKTHLMHAIGHMIKLSNKQLRLSYISTEKFTNEVINAIRYDKMLSFKERYRNNDVLLIDDIQFIAGKERTQEEFFHTFNSLYDTHKQIIISADCPPREIPTLEERLHSRFEWGLIADIQPPDLETKVAIIRKKAERQNISLPDNVALYIASKIKSNIRELEGALVRLIAYCSLKGSEVTLAMAQETLHDILGPTERAINVEMIQKVVADHFKMRVQDLKSKNNSKSVAMPRQICMYLCKKLTGASLPQIGREFGDKHHTTVLHSVNKIEALCQRDGEFSRQIQNFLSSFK
- the dnaN gene encoding DNA polymerase III subunit beta; amino-acid sequence: MEFTVRKFDLLQELTLIQGVVERKTTIPILANVLVRAEGGELHIAATDLEIGLKSLCPSKTTNPGTITLPAKRLYEIVRALPDKEIKFKRGEANWVTVTCGSSRFRIAGLPQEDFPALPEAKATVVRIPADVLAKLIARTIFAISTEDSKYTLSGALLLLKPGSITMVATDGHRLAHVEKLEELEDVTEEIKVIVPKKAMSELLRMISESADTERIGFSKDDNHLFFDMGKRLLISRMLTGQFPNYEAVLPRNNDRIVTIGRDELGAAIKRVAILSDERSRTVKLALGAGSLELTASHSDLGEAHETLEVDYKKEDLQVGFNFQYLLDFLTTADEPEVNLEFKDSESAAQLRSQPATDYNYRYVVMPMRI
- the gyrB gene encoding DNA topoisomerase (ATP-hydrolyzing) subunit B encodes the protein MAEQIEYPGGNGQGEPPRTDADYGAEHIKVLEGLEAVRKRPAMYIGSTGIDGLHHLVYEVVDNSIDEALAGFCTEVHVVLHIDNSATVIDNGRGIPTEIMPKEGKPAAEVVLTKLHAGGKFDNSAYKVSGGLHGVGISVVNALSDWLNLEIWRGGKVYVQSYNRGVPAGPLEMTGHTDRRGTKVTFRPDDQIFETTDFSFDVLSQRLRELAFLNRGLLITIEDARTEKKHEFHYTGGIVSFVEHLNKNKNALHDKVIYFEGLRDGIDLQIAMQYNDAYQEQIFTFANNINTHEGGTHMIGFKSALTRSLNSYAMANNLFKEVKENLSGDDVREGLVAVISVKLPNPQFEGQTKTKLGNSEVKGIVETLVNEGLSNYLEENPGLGKKVIGKAIEAARAREAARRARELVRRKGALDSMSLPGKLADCQERSPENAEIFIVEGDSAGGSAKQGRDRRTQAILPIKGKILNVEKARYDKMLTHQEIVAMITALGTGIGQDDFDVSKLRYHKVIIMTDADVDGSHIRTLLLTFFYRQMGQLIENGNIYIAQPPLFKVKKGKSEQYIKDERQMSRFLLKKATENLTIEANGHELKGRELTSFLEKMIELNGVFQRVDRHFRDGRITDLLLSMGADNRVLLADAEKMKDIAQKIEAFGYSVEVSTDEEHSVQKLLYHQGSQSPRLIAYQQLSSPEYQRLLVLHKALGELDHAPFTAKTESTTATLKDRQALIDHIMNLGKKDLQITRYKGLGEMNPEQLWETTMDPEKRTLLQVQIKDAVDTDAIFTVLMGDAVEPRRKFIEDNALEVKNLDI